A single genomic interval of Spirochaetales bacterium harbors:
- a CDS encoding UMP kinase, giving the protein MNDIKIISLGGSIIAPEKVDIEFLKAFFDLVATYLDRGESRKIILVCGGGSPAREYQRAYKAIVTSGEHDAADRIGIAATRLNAALMKEIFSVYCLNDVVTDPTSVVRFDGKILVAAGWKPGFSTDYDAVILAERFSADQVINLSNLAKIYTDDPKKNPAATPLDTVGWEDFRHIVGEGWEPGKNAPFDPIAAKRAAACGMRVIFANGRDLDNVKHILNGKPFEGTVIGPG; this is encoded by the coding sequence ATGAATGATATAAAAATCATCTCTCTGGGCGGATCGATAATCGCGCCGGAGAAGGTCGACATTGAATTTCTCAAGGCTTTTTTCGATCTTGTCGCGACGTATCTGGATCGTGGTGAATCGCGAAAAATCATTTTAGTATGCGGTGGGGGAAGTCCCGCGCGTGAATATCAGCGTGCCTACAAAGCGATCGTCACTTCCGGAGAACACGATGCGGCGGACAGGATCGGGATTGCGGCGACCCGGCTGAACGCGGCGCTGATGAAAGAAATCTTTTCTGTATATTGCCTCAATGACGTCGTCACCGATCCCACCTCGGTTGTGCGGTTTGACGGGAAAATCCTTGTCGCTGCGGGCTGGAAACCCGGATTTTCAACCGATTACGATGCGGTGATCCTTGCAGAGCGATTTTCAGCGGATCAGGTGATAAATCTCTCGAATCTCGCAAAAATCTATACCGACGATCCGAAAAAAAATCCCGCTGCTACCCCGCTCGATACCGTCGGCTGGGAAGATTTCAGGCACATTGTCGGGGAGGGCTGGGAACCGGGGAAAAACGCCCCCTTTGACCCGATTGCGGCAAAGCGTGCCGCGGCATGCGGCATGCGCGTTATTTTTGCAAACGGCCGCGACCTCGATAACGTGAAGCATATCCTTAACGGAAAGCCGTTTGAAGGAACGGTTATCGGTCCCGGATGA